A portion of the Oreochromis niloticus isolate F11D_XX linkage group LG10, O_niloticus_UMD_NMBU, whole genome shotgun sequence genome contains these proteins:
- the mogat3b gene encoding 2-acylglycerol O-acyltransferase 3b isoform X1, producing the protein MTREKTQLKEFLESISVLQWVLSFLLLGVACIILMVYLMFTSLWPLSALYFVWLVMDWHTPERGGRRTMFVRKWKVWEHMRDYFPVKLVKTGELNPNKNYILGSHPHGIMCAGAFTCFSTESCGFAEAFPGMRASLAILAGLFRIPFYREYIMSAGLYPVSKPSLVHLLSKSGKGNAVVIVIGGAAESLASSPGLNTVVMKERKGFVRVALEFGVDLVPVYSFGENELYQQVIFAEGSLCRRLQDLFKKIMGFAPCLFVGERFVLLPYRTPITTVVGSPISVPKRVTPTDEEVDHYHTLYMEALSKLFHEHKVSCGLSENHKLQII; encoded by the exons ATGACTCGAGAAAAAACTCAGCTGAAGGAGTTTTTAGAGTCAATAAGTGTTCTACAGTGGGTGCTAAGCTTTCTCCTCTTGG GAGTGGCTTGTATTATACTGATGGTGTATCTTATGTTTACCTCTCTGTGGCCGCTGTCTGCTCTCTACTTTGTATGGCTGGTGATGGACTGGCATACACCCGAAAGAG GGGGCAGAAGAACGATGTTTGTGAGAAAGTGGAAGGTATGGGAGCACATGAGAGACTACTTTCCTGTTAAA CTGGTCAAGACAGGCGAGCTGAATCCAAACAAAAACTACATCCTAGGTTCTCACCCACATGGCATCATGTGTGCTGGAGCCTTTACCTGCTTCAGCACGGAGAGCTGTGGCTTTGCCGAGGCATTTCCCGGGATGCGAGCCAGCCTGGCGATACTGGCGGGCCTGTTCAGGATACCATTCTATAGGGAGTACATCATGAGCGCAG GACTTTACCCAGTCAGCAAACCAAGCCTGGTCCACCTCCTTTCAAAAAGCGGCAAAGGGAATGCAGTGGTAATTGTGATAGGGGGCGCTGCTGAGTCTCTGGCATCCTCTCCCGGACTCAACACAGTGGTCATGAAGGAAAGAAAGGGATTTGTCAGAGTGGCCCTTGAGTTTGG TGTTGATCTGGTGCCCGTTTATTCATTCGGGGAGAATGAGCTCTACCAGCAGGTGATTTTCGCAGAGGGCAGTCTGTGCCGCCGGTTACAggacttgtttaaaaaaatcatgggCTTTGCACCGTGTCTCTTTGTCGGTGAGCGCTTTGTTCTCCTACCCTACAGGACTCCAATCACGACTGTTG TGGGAAGTCCAATCTCCGTGCCAAAACGTGTCACGCCCACAGACGAGGAAGTCGACCATTATCACACACTTTACATGGAGGCCCTTTCCAAATTATTCCATGAACACAAGGTCAGCTGCGGACTTTCAGAAAATCACAAGCTTCAGATAATTTAG
- the mogat3b gene encoding 2-acylglycerol O-acyltransferase 3b isoform X2 codes for MFVRKWKVWEHMRDYFPVKLVKTGELNPNKNYILGSHPHGIMCAGAFTCFSTESCGFAEAFPGMRASLAILAGLFRIPFYREYIMSAGLYPVSKPSLVHLLSKSGKGNAVVIVIGGAAESLASSPGLNTVVMKERKGFVRVALEFGVDLVPVYSFGENELYQQVIFAEGSLCRRLQDLFKKIMGFAPCLFVGERFVLLPYRTPITTVVGSPISVPKRVTPTDEEVDHYHTLYMEALSKLFHEHKVSCGLSENHKLQII; via the exons ATGTTTGTGAGAAAGTGGAAGGTATGGGAGCACATGAGAGACTACTTTCCTGTTAAA CTGGTCAAGACAGGCGAGCTGAATCCAAACAAAAACTACATCCTAGGTTCTCACCCACATGGCATCATGTGTGCTGGAGCCTTTACCTGCTTCAGCACGGAGAGCTGTGGCTTTGCCGAGGCATTTCCCGGGATGCGAGCCAGCCTGGCGATACTGGCGGGCCTGTTCAGGATACCATTCTATAGGGAGTACATCATGAGCGCAG GACTTTACCCAGTCAGCAAACCAAGCCTGGTCCACCTCCTTTCAAAAAGCGGCAAAGGGAATGCAGTGGTAATTGTGATAGGGGGCGCTGCTGAGTCTCTGGCATCCTCTCCCGGACTCAACACAGTGGTCATGAAGGAAAGAAAGGGATTTGTCAGAGTGGCCCTTGAGTTTGG TGTTGATCTGGTGCCCGTTTATTCATTCGGGGAGAATGAGCTCTACCAGCAGGTGATTTTCGCAGAGGGCAGTCTGTGCCGCCGGTTACAggacttgtttaaaaaaatcatgggCTTTGCACCGTGTCTCTTTGTCGGTGAGCGCTTTGTTCTCCTACCCTACAGGACTCCAATCACGACTGTTG TGGGAAGTCCAATCTCCGTGCCAAAACGTGTCACGCCCACAGACGAGGAAGTCGACCATTATCACACACTTTACATGGAGGCCCTTTCCAAATTATTCCATGAACACAAGGTCAGCTGCGGACTTTCAGAAAATCACAAGCTTCAGATAATTTAG
- the nyap1 gene encoding neuronal tyrosine-phosphorylated phosphoinositide-3-kinase adapter 1 has protein sequence MSSGSAQDVAVEHFLRDIERRSKRLHCAVIGCEEERSHSDMNLLYRKSRLDWRQRDQEGSKKSSTQNDPSATVGKVRDLASFRRHFRMGFMTMPASQDLSPHSCASAMAPRSQSCHAVGAGDTSLENGDYSDTQSQHGGRCPPAKPKRHPSTRLSSSSADSRGPPPETPPPPPPTHSQAKHSEKKNAMKKSDSGEIGTKKVPPLKPKRSPSTQLSFDPLPPRVPPSATSMPFQASDSQIQTGDGDDEPVYIEMVGQVFTRDSQTATPHPVTPVATTPDSDSDQSEAIYEEMKYPMQEDRESHRHLPSKHEKLKTSKHFHVTPSSASSSSSLPRPSSSSPSYSKPKATVSISHSSPLPASASSTPVPQVLSASPHTPRAPTPYLLQGNKSEQESNTKIPAPFPNLLQHRPPLLAFPQPAAASSGVGVQNKSSASTKMGTQTSSATTQASTSSSASSNIPVSLSGSKESSGGSAAQQDKHSRDSQLGPAPGLRARSHSTPLPPSSKSTSPFSHHHHHPHHRPSHYHHYRKPERGDSPAPTKSSSQASNQATVQTQTSSTGKEGKSVSFLLKSDKGEKDKDRDKDRDRDRDRERDRGRGDRDKERDRDKERDKDRDRDRDRDKEKDRERDRDRERDRDREGGPHSLQLDITTSTSSQTPQSSTSSTPTPLSSSQRPHSRPHLRSHTPHGLPAYKPPSSDSPLLWTYPSGGFRRPPAYESLRGSSQTPSLQQPSSLTGIGEVASKSNGGSASLQSKVGFMPWDSSASLSADDGTYWPMQRKLSFSHGSRETEKDEGRAWNGSADALLRTDKEELGIGSRGGHSGIPVHFSGSTSRALGHSESLAGVDSSLGFRALPRVGLPLPCQTFPACRNGEVGRLGRSSSAAGVRQVGGGDVQRQSSLPAREALNQLHSLAQPQVPCSPSSPSGPGVSRQQQQQLQLHHQQLQLKQQLQQLQQQHHLQLQFQQLAQLAQGQPVVSGGTTPSTSQTQRDGKLLEVIERKRCLCKEIKAHRRPDKSLCKQDSMPILPSWRRTPEPRKTGTPPCQRPQAVVWDTAI, from the exons ATGAGCTCTGGCTCTGCCCAGGATGTGGCAGTCGAGCATTTCCTGCGTGACATAGAGAGGCGAAGCAAGCGGCTACACTGCGCTGTGATAGGTTGCGAGGAGGAGCGATCCCACAGCGACATGAACCTGCTGTATCGTAAGAGCCGGTTGGACTGGAGGCAGAGAGACCAAGAGGGAAGTAAAAAGAG CTCCACGCAAAATGACCCCTCAGCTACTGTTGGCAAAGTCAGAGACCTGGCTTCTTTCCGACGGCACTTCCGAATGGGTTTCATGACCATGCCTGCCTCCCAGGACCTGTCCCCTCACTCCTGTGCCTCTGCCATGGCGCCGCGCTCGCAGTCCTGCCACGCTGTCGGAGCCGGAGATACAAGTCTAGAGAACGGAGATTACTCAGACACCCAATCTCAACACGGCGGCCGCTGCCCTCCAGCCAAACCCAAACGCCACCCCAGTACTCGCCTGAGCTCCTCGTCTGCTGACAGCAGAGGACCTCCTCCTGAGACACCACCTCCCCCTCCACCCACTCACTCCCAGGCAAAACACTCAGAGAAGAAGAATG CCATGAAGAAGTCTGACTCTGGAGAGATTGGAACAAAGAAGGTGCCTCCTTTAAAGCCCAAGAGAAGTCCCAGCACCCAGCTTTCCTTTGACCCTCTTCCTCCACGTGTGCCTCCTTCTGCCACATCAATGCCCTTTCAGGCATCAGACTCTCAGATTCAGACAGGAGATGGGGATGATGAGCCAGTCTATATTGAAATGGTGGGCCAAGTGTTCACCAGAGACAGTCAGACGGCCACACCCCACCCTGTAACCCCTGTGGCCACAACACCGGACTCTGACTCAGACCAGAGTGAGGCAATCTATGAGGAGATGAAATACCCAATGCAGGAGGACAGGGAGTCCCACAGACACCTCCCCTCCAAACACGAGAAACTGAAAACCTCTAAACACTTTCATGTGACACCTTCTTCTGCCAGCAGCTCCTCTTCGCTGCCACgcccatcttcttcttccccttcCTATTCCAAACCCAAAGCTACTGTATCAATCTCCCATTCATCTCCTCTGCCTGCCTCTGCATCCTCCACCCCAGTGCCCCAGGTCCTCTCTGCCAGCCCCCACACGCCACGAGCTCCTACACCCTATCTGCTGCAAGGGAATAAATCGGAGCAAGAATCAAACACAAAGATCCCAGCGCCTTTCCCCAACCTTCTACAGCACCGGCCCCCGCTGCTCGCCTTCCCTcagcctgcagcagcctccAGCGGGGTCGGGGTGCAGAACAAGTCATCTGCTTCCACTAAAATGGGAACTCAGACATCAAGCGCAACAACGCAAGCGAGCACCTCTTCCTCTGCCTCTTCTAATATTCCTGTATCCCTGTCGGGCTCCAAGGAATCATCAGGAGGAAGTGCAGCgcagcaggacaagcacagcaGAGACTCCCAGTTAGGCCCAGCTCCTGGACTGAGAGCCAGGAGTCACTCCACGCCCCTTCCTCCTTCCTCTAAATCCACCTCCCCCTTTTCCCATCACCATCATCACCCTCACCATCGCCCCTCACACTACCATCACTATCGGAAGCCAGAAAGAGGAGATTCTCCTGCGCCGACCAAGAGCAGCTCCCAAGCTTCTAACCAGGCCACAGTCCAGACACAAACCTCAAGTACAGGCAAGGAGGGCAAGTCAGTTAGCTTCCTCCTGAAGTCTGATAAGGGTGAGAAGGATAAAGACAGGGACAAGGACAGAGACAGGGACCGAGACAGAGAAAGGGATAGGGGTAGAGGAGACAGGGACAaggaaagagacagagacaaagagagagacaaGGACAGAGATAGAGACCGGGATAGAGATAAGGAAAAGGAcagggaaagagacagagacagagaaagggaTCGTGATAGGGAAGGAGGTCCACACTCTTTACAGTTGGACATCACTACCAGCACGAGCAGCCAAACGCCTCAAAGCAGCACCAGCTCAACCCCCACGCCATTATCCTCATCCCAGCGTCCTCACTCTCGCCCACACCTCCGTTCTCACACGCCTCACGGCCTTCCAGCATACAAGCCGCCCTCCTCGGACAGCCCCTTGCTATGGACCTACCCCTCCGGTGGCTTCAGGAGGCCCCCGGCTTATGAGAGCTTGAGAGGCAGCTCTCAGACTCCATCTCTGCAGCAGCCCTCGAGTCTTACTGGTATTGGTGAAGTTGCGTCCAAGAGCAATGGAGGGTCTGCATCCCTTCAGTCTAAAGTTGGCTTCATGCCTTGGGACAGCAGTGCCAGTTTATCTGCCGATGACGGGACTTACTGGCCTATGCAGAGGAAATTGTCCTTCAGTCACGgcagcagagagacagaga AGGATGAAGGGCGGGCATGGAACGGTAGTGCTGATGCCCTGTTAAGGACGGACAAGGAAGAGCTTGGAATAGGGTCTCGGGGAGGCCATTCGGGCATCCCAGTCCACTTCAGTGGGTCCACAAGCAGGGCTCTTGGACACAGTGAGTCACTGGCTGGTGTTGACAGCAGCCTAGGATTCAGAGCTCTGCCCAGGGTAGGGCTGCCTCTTCCCTGCCAGACCTTTCCTGCCTGTCGCAATGGAG AAGTGGGGCGGCTGGGTCgctcctcctctgctgctggAGTGAGACAGGTGGGTGGAGGAGACGTTCAGAGACAGAGCAGTCTACCAGCACGAGAAGCCCTGAATCAG CTGCATAGTTTGGCCCAGCCTCAAGTACCCTGCAGTCCCAGCAGTCCCAGTGGTCCCGGTGTGtcacggcagcagcagcagcagcttcagcttcaccaccagcagctgcagttaaagcagcagcttcagcagcttCAGCAACAGCACCACCTGCAGCTGCAGTTCCAACAGCTCGCCCAGTTGGCACAGGGACAACCTGTTGTCAGTGGGGGCACCACCCCATCCACATCGCAGACCCAGAGAGACGGAAAGCTGCTGGAAGTCATTGAGCGTAAGCGCTGCCTTTGCAAAGAAATCAAGGCACACAGGCGTCCTGACAAAAGCTTGTGCAAGCAGGACAGCATGCCCATCCTCCCTAGCTGGAGACGGACACCTGAACCTCGTAAGACTGGCACACCTCCCTGCCAGAGGCCACAGGCCGTTGTGTGGGACACAGCTATCTGA